A window of Festucalex cinctus isolate MCC-2025b chromosome 6, RoL_Fcin_1.0, whole genome shotgun sequence contains these coding sequences:
- the rims1b gene encoding regulating synaptic membrane exocytosis 1b isoform X23: MRREIKSVLYVLDESKEAKAKKEKGAPIQRSTETGMAVELTRNMSRQPSRESNNGSMNSYNSEGNIFSGVNLGASSQFSDFLDGLGPAQLVGRQTLATPAIGDIQIGMMEKKGQLEVEVIRARGLVQKPGSKSLPAPYVKVYLLNNGAYVAKKKTKIARKTLDPLYQQALLFEESPQGKVLQVIVWGDYGRMDHKSFMGVAQILLEELDLSSTVISWYKLFPPSSLVDPTLASLTRRASQSSLDSSSGPPGVRS, translated from the exons ATGCGGAGGGAAATAAAATCAGTTCTGTATGTGCTGGATGAGAGTAAAG aggcaAAGGCTAAAAAGGAGAAAGGAGCACCCATCCAGAGGAGCACTGAGACGGGCATGGCAGTGGAGCTGACCAGGAACATGAGCCGGCAGCCCAGTAGAGAGTCCAACAATGGCAGCATGAACAGCTACAACTCGGAGGGGAA TATCTTCTCTGGGGTCAATCTGGGAGCAAGCAGCCAATTCAGCGACTTTCTGGATGGTCTTGGTCCAGCTCAGTTAGTGGGCAGGCAAACACTTGCTACACCCGCAATAG GTGACATCCAGATAGGTATGATGGAGAAAAAGGGCCAGCTGGAGGTGGAAGTTATCAGAGCGCGAGGTCTTGTACAAAAGCCAGGATCGAAATCCCTCCCAG CACCTTATGTCAAGGTCTACCTGCTGAATAATGGAGCATACGTAGCCAAAAAGAAAACCAAGATTGCACGGAAAACACTTGACCCGCTGTACCAGCAAGCGTTGCTGTTCGAGGAAAGTCCACAGGGTAAAGTCTTACAG GTGATTGTATGGGGGGACTACGGCCGCATGGACCATAAAAGCTTCATGGGAGTTGCACAAATCCTCCTGGAGGAGCTGGACTTATCAAGCACAGTAATCAGTTGGTACAAGCTGTTCCCACCTTCTTCTCTGGTGGATCCGACTCTGGCTTCCCTCACGCGGCGAGCTTCTCAGTCGTCACTCGACAGCTCCTCCGGACCGCCCGGGGTCCGATCCTAG
- the rims1b gene encoding regulating synaptic membrane exocytosis 1b isoform X21: MFSPCPRGSSPALAVEERARQLHMKVHSYRPSSSHDPELDLKTKREMFAEQRRSSDNMSARSSDSDMSDMSALSRASSASRLSSTSYMSIQSERPGGRLRSKSLEEEKKDRRISWGVTREEERKRAAGKRPFSEELKRRRHTVAGETEESSRQMRASAGRSMLKSSSVSGEIYTQERTDGSQSDTALGTVGGGTKKRRSSLSARVVAIVGNRRSRSTSQISGPEAKAKKEKGAPIQRSTETGMAVELTRNMSRQPSRESNNGSMNSYNSEGNIFSGVNLGASSQFSDFLDGLGPAQLVGRQTLATPAIGDIQIGMMEKKGQLEVEVIRARGLVQKPGSKSLPAPYVKVYLLNNGAYVAKKKTKIARKTLDPLYQQALLFEESPQGKVLQVIVWGDYGRMDHKSFMGVAQILLEELDLSSTVISWYKLFPPSSLVDPTLASLTRRASQSSLDSSSGPPGVRS, from the exons CCCTAGCAGTTGAAGAGCGAGCCCGACAGCTGCATATGAAAGTACATTCCTACCGGCCTTCATCTTCCCACGACCCCGAGTTGGACCTCAAGACTAAACGGGAG ATGTTTGCAGAACAACGACGTAGCAGCGACAACATGTCTGCAAGATCGTCAGACAGTGATATGAGCGATATGTCGGCTCTCTCCCGTGCCAGCAGTGCCTCTCGCCTCAGTAGCACCAGCTACATGTCAATCCAGTCAGAACGCCCAGGGGGACGTCTTAG ATCTAAGTCattagaggaggaaaaaaaggacAGGAGGATCTCATGGGGGGTGACTAGGGAAGAGGAGAGGAAGCGGGCAGCAGGAAAGAGACCTTTCTCAGAGGAGTTGAAGCGCAGGAGACACACGGTAGCTGGAGAAACAGAGGAGTCCAG TCGGCAGATGAGAGCGTCGGCGGGACGCAGCATGCTCAAGAGCTCCAGTGTTAGTGGGGAGATCTACACCCAGGAACGCACAGACGGCAGCCAATCAGACACCGCGCTAGGTACAGTGGGCGGAGGCACCAAGAAGAGACGCTCGAGCCTCAGTGCACGGGTGGTGGCCATCGTCGGAAATCGCCGCAGCAGGAGCACTTCTCAGATAAGTGGCCCTG aggcaAAGGCTAAAAAGGAGAAAGGAGCACCCATCCAGAGGAGCACTGAGACGGGCATGGCAGTGGAGCTGACCAGGAACATGAGCCGGCAGCCCAGTAGAGAGTCCAACAATGGCAGCATGAACAGCTACAACTCGGAGGGGAA TATCTTCTCTGGGGTCAATCTGGGAGCAAGCAGCCAATTCAGCGACTTTCTGGATGGTCTTGGTCCAGCTCAGTTAGTGGGCAGGCAAACACTTGCTACACCCGCAATAG GTGACATCCAGATAGGTATGATGGAGAAAAAGGGCCAGCTGGAGGTGGAAGTTATCAGAGCGCGAGGTCTTGTACAAAAGCCAGGATCGAAATCCCTCCCAG CACCTTATGTCAAGGTCTACCTGCTGAATAATGGAGCATACGTAGCCAAAAAGAAAACCAAGATTGCACGGAAAACACTTGACCCGCTGTACCAGCAAGCGTTGCTGTTCGAGGAAAGTCCACAGGGTAAAGTCTTACAG GTGATTGTATGGGGGGACTACGGCCGCATGGACCATAAAAGCTTCATGGGAGTTGCACAAATCCTCCTGGAGGAGCTGGACTTATCAAGCACAGTAATCAGTTGGTACAAGCTGTTCCCACCTTCTTCTCTGGTGGATCCGACTCTGGCTTCCCTCACGCGGCGAGCTTCTCAGTCGTCACTCGACAGCTCCTCCGGACCGCCCGGGGTCCGATCCTAG
- the rims1b gene encoding regulating synaptic membrane exocytosis 1b isoform X22 — MRASAGRSMLKSSSVSGEIYTQERTDGSQSDTALGTVGGGTKKRRSSLSARVVAIVGNRRSRSTSQISGPEAKAKKEKGAPIQRSTETGMAVELTRNMSRQPSRESNNGSMNSYNSEGNIFSGVNLGASSQFSDFLDGLGPAQLVGRQTLATPAIGDIQIGMMEKKGQLEVEVIRARGLVQKPGSKSLPAPYVKVYLLNNGAYVAKKKTKIARKTLDPLYQQALLFEESPQGKVLQVIVWGDYGRMDHKSFMGVAQILLEELDLSSTVISWYKLFPPSSLVDPTLASLTRRASQSSLDSSSGPPGVRS; from the exons ATGAGAGCGTCGGCGGGACGCAGCATGCTCAAGAGCTCCAGTGTTAGTGGGGAGATCTACACCCAGGAACGCACAGACGGCAGCCAATCAGACACCGCGCTAGGTACAGTGGGCGGAGGCACCAAGAAGAGACGCTCGAGCCTCAGTGCACGGGTGGTGGCCATCGTCGGAAATCGCCGCAGCAGGAGCACTTCTCAGATAAGTGGCCCTG aggcaAAGGCTAAAAAGGAGAAAGGAGCACCCATCCAGAGGAGCACTGAGACGGGCATGGCAGTGGAGCTGACCAGGAACATGAGCCGGCAGCCCAGTAGAGAGTCCAACAATGGCAGCATGAACAGCTACAACTCGGAGGGGAA TATCTTCTCTGGGGTCAATCTGGGAGCAAGCAGCCAATTCAGCGACTTTCTGGATGGTCTTGGTCCAGCTCAGTTAGTGGGCAGGCAAACACTTGCTACACCCGCAATAG GTGACATCCAGATAGGTATGATGGAGAAAAAGGGCCAGCTGGAGGTGGAAGTTATCAGAGCGCGAGGTCTTGTACAAAAGCCAGGATCGAAATCCCTCCCAG CACCTTATGTCAAGGTCTACCTGCTGAATAATGGAGCATACGTAGCCAAAAAGAAAACCAAGATTGCACGGAAAACACTTGACCCGCTGTACCAGCAAGCGTTGCTGTTCGAGGAAAGTCCACAGGGTAAAGTCTTACAG GTGATTGTATGGGGGGACTACGGCCGCATGGACCATAAAAGCTTCATGGGAGTTGCACAAATCCTCCTGGAGGAGCTGGACTTATCAAGCACAGTAATCAGTTGGTACAAGCTGTTCCCACCTTCTTCTCTGGTGGATCCGACTCTGGCTTCCCTCACGCGGCGAGCTTCTCAGTCGTCACTCGACAGCTCCTCCGGACCGCCCGGGGTCCGATCCTAG